Proteins encoded by one window of Grus americana isolate bGruAme1 chromosome 7, bGruAme1.mat, whole genome shotgun sequence:
- the VWA2 gene encoding von Willebrand factor A domain-containing protein 2 isoform X2: protein MAGPAAAAGCAEPGFVTMSLLSFESICIVLLPQVLLALGIQEIHADQEMMGKISAAGQLMQCSASLDVLFLLDGSYSIGKGSFERSKHFAGKLCDALDIHPDRVRVGMIQFSSTPHLEFPLDSYLTKEEVKERIKRIVFRGGSTETGRALKYILRKGFPGGRNLSVPAVLIIISDGKSQGSTTIPAMQVKERRITVFAVGIKFPRWEELHMLASEPTEQHVLFAGDADDAANGLYSTLTSSACSATAPGCKVENHPCERRTLETVKELAGNYVCWKGSKQPNAVRASLCPFYRWKRVLIKHPSRCFRTVCPAPKLRLECGVDLLFLMDSSAGVTLEGFLRYKAFLKRFLQAVMGQDSPMNVGVAQYDNDVKMPIEVGQHKDAFSLMKSIDALNFSGGGTLTGRALQYIAQHGFRSTPVFADMQDDLPRVVVLLTDSKSQDPVAEAAKYARDRDLFLIGVGSRFMRAELTKVTGNPKQTIVYSDPQDLFNRIPELQRRICYVDNPEGCQAQSLDLAFALDASSGVGLENFLRLRSFVRSSCLHFSINRDVTQIALVIYGSKAHTAFALDTHTSNSDVLQAISQVPFFGDLASAGSALLHIYGDVMTVQKGARPGVNKVVVMLTNGDGMEDAAAPAQQLRDNGISVFVVVIGDARADVLLRVAGSPNYLVHVSSYEDLQYYQDLIIERICEEAKSPVNLCKPNPCMNQGVCILGPGSYRCECRGWEGPHCETRVLRGDSPRSLVLPLHSHVQQSSSGLQHFSRASQHTKRHVDQRH from the exons atttgtCACCATGAGCCTCTTGTCATTTGAGTCCATCTGCATTGTCCTGCTTCCCCAAG TTTTACTGGCATTGGGTATACAAGAAATTCATGCTGACCAGGAGATGATGGGCAAGATCTCAGCTGCTGGCCAGT TGATGCAGTGCTCTGCTTCCTTAGATGTCCTTTTCCTCTTGGATGGCTCCTACAGCATTGGCAAAGGAAGCTTTGAAAGGTCCAAGCACTTCGCAGGCAAACTCTGTGATGCCTTGGACATCCATCCAGACAGG GTCCGCGTGGGAATGATACAGTTTAGCTCAACTCCTCACCTTGAATTCCCACTGGATTCGTATCTAACCAAAGAAGAAGTGAAAGAGAGAATCAAGAGGATTGTGTTCAG AGGTGGGAGCACAGAGACAGGTCGAGCTCTGAAGTACATTCTCCGCAAGGGATTCCCTGGTGGCAGAAACTTGAGTGTCCCTGCAGTCTTGATCATCATTTCGGATGGAAAGTCCCAGGGCAGTACCACGATACCTGCAATGCAGGTGAAGGAGAGACGCATCACGGTTTTTGCAGTGGGAATCAAGTTTCCAAG GTGGGAGGAGCTGCACATGCTGGCTAGCGAGCCCACCGAGCAGCACGTGCTCTTTGCTGGAGATGCCGACGATGCTGCCAACGGCCTGTACAGCACACTTACCAGTTCTGCCTGCAGTGCCACTGCTCCAG GCTGCAAAGTTGAAAACCACCCTTGTGAACGCAGGACCCTGGAGACTGTGAAAGAGCTGGCTGGAAACTATGTGTGTTGGAAAGGCTCAAAGCAGCCAAATGCAGTGCGGGCTTCACTGTGCCCTTTCTACAG ATGGAAGAGAGTCTTGATAAAACACCCATCCAGGTGCTTCCGAACTGTATGTCCAG CACCAAAGCTGAGACTTGAGTGTGGCGTGGATCTCCTTTTCCTGATGGACAGCTCGGCAGGGGTCACACTGGAAGGGTTCCTGCGCTACAAGGCGTTCCTCAAGAGGTTCCTCCAAGCAGTGATGGGTCAGGACTCACCAATGAACGTGGGGGTGGCCCAGTACGATAACGATGTCAAGATGCCCATTGAAGTGGGCCAACATAAGGATGCATTCAGTCTCATGAAGAGCATTGATGCTTTGAATTTCAGTGGAGGAGGAACCCTGacaggcagagccctgcagtACATTGCACAGCATGGTTTTAGGAGTACCCCAGTCTTTGCAGACATGCAGGATGATCTCCCACGTGTGGTTGTCTTGCTCACGGACTCCAAGTCCCAGGATCCAGTGGCAGAAGCTGCTAAGTATGCGAGGGACCGAGATCTCTTCTTGATCGGTGTAGGCAGTCGCTTCATGAGGGCAGAGCTGACCAAGGTGACTGGCAATCCAAAGCAGACAATTGTCTACTCAGACCCCCAGGACCTGTTCAACAGGatcccagagctgcagagaagaaTCTGCTATGTGGACAATCCTGAAG GCTGCCAGGCACAGTCTCTTGATTTGGCATTTGCATTGGATGCCTCGTCTGGAGTTGGCCTGGAGAATTTTCTGCGGCTGAGGAGCTTTGTCAGGAGCAGCTGTTTGCACTTCAGCATCAACCGGGATGTCACCCAAATTGCCCTTGTGATCTATGGCAGCAAAGCTCACACTGCGTTCGCTTTGGACACCCACACAAGCAATTCAGATGTCCTCCAAGCCATCAGCCAGGTGCCTTTCTTCGGGGACTTGGCCTCTGCTGGCAGCGCCTTGCTGCATATTTATGGTGATGTGATGACAGTGCAGAAAGGAGCAAGACCTGGTGTCAACAAGGTGGTGGTGATGCTAACAAATGGGGATGGCATGGAGGATGCAGCTgccccagctcagcagctgagGGACAATGGCATCTCGGTATTTGTGGTTGTCATCGGGGACGCACGGGCGGATGTGCTGCTGAGGGTAGCTGGGTCTCCCAACTATCTGGTCCATGTCTCCTCCTATGAAGACCTGCAGTATTACCAAGACCTTATCATCGAAAGAATCTGTGAAG AAGCAAAAAGCCCCGTGAACCTGTGCAAACCCAACCCATGTATGAACCAGGGCGTATGCATCCTTGGGCCTGGGAGCTACCGGTGTGAATGCCGCGGCTGGGAAGGACCCCACTGTGAGACCA GAGTTCTCCGGGGTGATTCTCCAAGATCCCTGGTCCTTCCTCTGCACTCCCATGTGCAGCAGAGTTCAAGTGGTTTGCAGCACTTTTCCAGAGCCTCCCAGCACACCAAAAGGCACGTGGATCAGAGACACTGA
- the VWA2 gene encoding von Willebrand factor A domain-containing protein 2 isoform X3, with product MAGPAAAAGCAEPGFVTMSLLSFESICIVLLPQVLLALGIQEIHADQEMMGKISAAGQLMQCSASLDVLFLLDGSYSIGKGSFERSKHFAGKLCDALDIHPDRVRVGMIQFSSTPHLEFPLDSYLTKEEVKERIKRIVFRWKRVLIKHPSRCFRTVCPDPCDSQPCQNGGTCVPEGLDKYHCLCPVGYGGDIHCAPKLRLECGVDLLFLMDSSAGVTLEGFLRYKAFLKRFLQAVMGQDSPMNVGVAQYDNDVKMPIEVGQHKDAFSLMKSIDALNFSGGGTLTGRALQYIAQHGFRSTPVFADMQDDLPRVVVLLTDSKSQDPVAEAAKYARDRDLFLIGVGSRFMRAELTKVTGNPKQTIVYSDPQDLFNRIPELQRRICYVDNPEGCQAQSLDLAFALDASSGVGLENFLRLRSFVRSSCLHFSINRDVTQIALVIYGSKAHTAFALDTHTSNSDVLQAISQVPFFGDLASAGSALLHIYGDVMTVQKGARPGVNKVVVMLTNGDGMEDAAAPAQQLRDNGISVFVVVIGDARADVLLRVAGSPNYLVHVSSYEDLQYYQDLIIERICEEAKSPVNLCKPNPCMNQGVCILGPGSYRCECRGWEGPHCETRVLRGDSPRSLVLPLHSHVQQSSSGLQHFSRASQHTKRHVDQRH from the exons atttgtCACCATGAGCCTCTTGTCATTTGAGTCCATCTGCATTGTCCTGCTTCCCCAAG TTTTACTGGCATTGGGTATACAAGAAATTCATGCTGACCAGGAGATGATGGGCAAGATCTCAGCTGCTGGCCAGT TGATGCAGTGCTCTGCTTCCTTAGATGTCCTTTTCCTCTTGGATGGCTCCTACAGCATTGGCAAAGGAAGCTTTGAAAGGTCCAAGCACTTCGCAGGCAAACTCTGTGATGCCTTGGACATCCATCCAGACAGG GTCCGCGTGGGAATGATACAGTTTAGCTCAACTCCTCACCTTGAATTCCCACTGGATTCGTATCTAACCAAAGAAGAAGTGAAAGAGAGAATCAAGAGGATTGTGTTCAG ATGGAAGAGAGTCTTGATAAAACACCCATCCAGGTGCTTCCGAACTGTATGTCCAG ACCCTTGTGACTCCCAGCCATGCCAGAACGGGGGCACGTGTGTCCCAGAGGGACTGGACAAATACCACTGCCTCTGCCCAGTGGGGTATGGAGGAGACATCCACTGCG CACCAAAGCTGAGACTTGAGTGTGGCGTGGATCTCCTTTTCCTGATGGACAGCTCGGCAGGGGTCACACTGGAAGGGTTCCTGCGCTACAAGGCGTTCCTCAAGAGGTTCCTCCAAGCAGTGATGGGTCAGGACTCACCAATGAACGTGGGGGTGGCCCAGTACGATAACGATGTCAAGATGCCCATTGAAGTGGGCCAACATAAGGATGCATTCAGTCTCATGAAGAGCATTGATGCTTTGAATTTCAGTGGAGGAGGAACCCTGacaggcagagccctgcagtACATTGCACAGCATGGTTTTAGGAGTACCCCAGTCTTTGCAGACATGCAGGATGATCTCCCACGTGTGGTTGTCTTGCTCACGGACTCCAAGTCCCAGGATCCAGTGGCAGAAGCTGCTAAGTATGCGAGGGACCGAGATCTCTTCTTGATCGGTGTAGGCAGTCGCTTCATGAGGGCAGAGCTGACCAAGGTGACTGGCAATCCAAAGCAGACAATTGTCTACTCAGACCCCCAGGACCTGTTCAACAGGatcccagagctgcagagaagaaTCTGCTATGTGGACAATCCTGAAG GCTGCCAGGCACAGTCTCTTGATTTGGCATTTGCATTGGATGCCTCGTCTGGAGTTGGCCTGGAGAATTTTCTGCGGCTGAGGAGCTTTGTCAGGAGCAGCTGTTTGCACTTCAGCATCAACCGGGATGTCACCCAAATTGCCCTTGTGATCTATGGCAGCAAAGCTCACACTGCGTTCGCTTTGGACACCCACACAAGCAATTCAGATGTCCTCCAAGCCATCAGCCAGGTGCCTTTCTTCGGGGACTTGGCCTCTGCTGGCAGCGCCTTGCTGCATATTTATGGTGATGTGATGACAGTGCAGAAAGGAGCAAGACCTGGTGTCAACAAGGTGGTGGTGATGCTAACAAATGGGGATGGCATGGAGGATGCAGCTgccccagctcagcagctgagGGACAATGGCATCTCGGTATTTGTGGTTGTCATCGGGGACGCACGGGCGGATGTGCTGCTGAGGGTAGCTGGGTCTCCCAACTATCTGGTCCATGTCTCCTCCTATGAAGACCTGCAGTATTACCAAGACCTTATCATCGAAAGAATCTGTGAAG AAGCAAAAAGCCCCGTGAACCTGTGCAAACCCAACCCATGTATGAACCAGGGCGTATGCATCCTTGGGCCTGGGAGCTACCGGTGTGAATGCCGCGGCTGGGAAGGACCCCACTGTGAGACCA GAGTTCTCCGGGGTGATTCTCCAAGATCCCTGGTCCTTCCTCTGCACTCCCATGTGCAGCAGAGTTCAAGTGGTTTGCAGCACTTTTCCAGAGCCTCCCAGCACACCAAAAGGCACGTGGATCAGAGACACTGA
- the VWA2 gene encoding von Willebrand factor A domain-containing protein 2 isoform X1, whose amino-acid sequence MAGPAAAAGCAEPGFVTMSLLSFESICIVLLPQVLLALGIQEIHADQEMMGKISAAGQLMQCSASLDVLFLLDGSYSIGKGSFERSKHFAGKLCDALDIHPDRVRVGMIQFSSTPHLEFPLDSYLTKEEVKERIKRIVFRGGSTETGRALKYILRKGFPGGRNLSVPAVLIIISDGKSQGSTTIPAMQVKERRITVFAVGIKFPRWEELHMLASEPTEQHVLFAGDADDAANGLYSTLTSSACSATAPGCKVENHPCERRTLETVKELAGNYVCWKGSKQPNAVRASLCPFYRWKRVLIKHPSRCFRTVCPDPCDSQPCQNGGTCVPEGLDKYHCLCPVGYGGDIHCAPKLRLECGVDLLFLMDSSAGVTLEGFLRYKAFLKRFLQAVMGQDSPMNVGVAQYDNDVKMPIEVGQHKDAFSLMKSIDALNFSGGGTLTGRALQYIAQHGFRSTPVFADMQDDLPRVVVLLTDSKSQDPVAEAAKYARDRDLFLIGVGSRFMRAELTKVTGNPKQTIVYSDPQDLFNRIPELQRRICYVDNPEGCQAQSLDLAFALDASSGVGLENFLRLRSFVRSSCLHFSINRDVTQIALVIYGSKAHTAFALDTHTSNSDVLQAISQVPFFGDLASAGSALLHIYGDVMTVQKGARPGVNKVVVMLTNGDGMEDAAAPAQQLRDNGISVFVVVIGDARADVLLRVAGSPNYLVHVSSYEDLQYYQDLIIERICEEAKSPVNLCKPNPCMNQGVCILGPGSYRCECRGWEGPHCETRVLRGDSPRSLVLPLHSHVQQSSSGLQHFSRASQHTKRHVDQRH is encoded by the exons atttgtCACCATGAGCCTCTTGTCATTTGAGTCCATCTGCATTGTCCTGCTTCCCCAAG TTTTACTGGCATTGGGTATACAAGAAATTCATGCTGACCAGGAGATGATGGGCAAGATCTCAGCTGCTGGCCAGT TGATGCAGTGCTCTGCTTCCTTAGATGTCCTTTTCCTCTTGGATGGCTCCTACAGCATTGGCAAAGGAAGCTTTGAAAGGTCCAAGCACTTCGCAGGCAAACTCTGTGATGCCTTGGACATCCATCCAGACAGG GTCCGCGTGGGAATGATACAGTTTAGCTCAACTCCTCACCTTGAATTCCCACTGGATTCGTATCTAACCAAAGAAGAAGTGAAAGAGAGAATCAAGAGGATTGTGTTCAG AGGTGGGAGCACAGAGACAGGTCGAGCTCTGAAGTACATTCTCCGCAAGGGATTCCCTGGTGGCAGAAACTTGAGTGTCCCTGCAGTCTTGATCATCATTTCGGATGGAAAGTCCCAGGGCAGTACCACGATACCTGCAATGCAGGTGAAGGAGAGACGCATCACGGTTTTTGCAGTGGGAATCAAGTTTCCAAG GTGGGAGGAGCTGCACATGCTGGCTAGCGAGCCCACCGAGCAGCACGTGCTCTTTGCTGGAGATGCCGACGATGCTGCCAACGGCCTGTACAGCACACTTACCAGTTCTGCCTGCAGTGCCACTGCTCCAG GCTGCAAAGTTGAAAACCACCCTTGTGAACGCAGGACCCTGGAGACTGTGAAAGAGCTGGCTGGAAACTATGTGTGTTGGAAAGGCTCAAAGCAGCCAAATGCAGTGCGGGCTTCACTGTGCCCTTTCTACAG ATGGAAGAGAGTCTTGATAAAACACCCATCCAGGTGCTTCCGAACTGTATGTCCAG ACCCTTGTGACTCCCAGCCATGCCAGAACGGGGGCACGTGTGTCCCAGAGGGACTGGACAAATACCACTGCCTCTGCCCAGTGGGGTATGGAGGAGACATCCACTGCG CACCAAAGCTGAGACTTGAGTGTGGCGTGGATCTCCTTTTCCTGATGGACAGCTCGGCAGGGGTCACACTGGAAGGGTTCCTGCGCTACAAGGCGTTCCTCAAGAGGTTCCTCCAAGCAGTGATGGGTCAGGACTCACCAATGAACGTGGGGGTGGCCCAGTACGATAACGATGTCAAGATGCCCATTGAAGTGGGCCAACATAAGGATGCATTCAGTCTCATGAAGAGCATTGATGCTTTGAATTTCAGTGGAGGAGGAACCCTGacaggcagagccctgcagtACATTGCACAGCATGGTTTTAGGAGTACCCCAGTCTTTGCAGACATGCAGGATGATCTCCCACGTGTGGTTGTCTTGCTCACGGACTCCAAGTCCCAGGATCCAGTGGCAGAAGCTGCTAAGTATGCGAGGGACCGAGATCTCTTCTTGATCGGTGTAGGCAGTCGCTTCATGAGGGCAGAGCTGACCAAGGTGACTGGCAATCCAAAGCAGACAATTGTCTACTCAGACCCCCAGGACCTGTTCAACAGGatcccagagctgcagagaagaaTCTGCTATGTGGACAATCCTGAAG GCTGCCAGGCACAGTCTCTTGATTTGGCATTTGCATTGGATGCCTCGTCTGGAGTTGGCCTGGAGAATTTTCTGCGGCTGAGGAGCTTTGTCAGGAGCAGCTGTTTGCACTTCAGCATCAACCGGGATGTCACCCAAATTGCCCTTGTGATCTATGGCAGCAAAGCTCACACTGCGTTCGCTTTGGACACCCACACAAGCAATTCAGATGTCCTCCAAGCCATCAGCCAGGTGCCTTTCTTCGGGGACTTGGCCTCTGCTGGCAGCGCCTTGCTGCATATTTATGGTGATGTGATGACAGTGCAGAAAGGAGCAAGACCTGGTGTCAACAAGGTGGTGGTGATGCTAACAAATGGGGATGGCATGGAGGATGCAGCTgccccagctcagcagctgagGGACAATGGCATCTCGGTATTTGTGGTTGTCATCGGGGACGCACGGGCGGATGTGCTGCTGAGGGTAGCTGGGTCTCCCAACTATCTGGTCCATGTCTCCTCCTATGAAGACCTGCAGTATTACCAAGACCTTATCATCGAAAGAATCTGTGAAG AAGCAAAAAGCCCCGTGAACCTGTGCAAACCCAACCCATGTATGAACCAGGGCGTATGCATCCTTGGGCCTGGGAGCTACCGGTGTGAATGCCGCGGCTGGGAAGGACCCCACTGTGAGACCA GAGTTCTCCGGGGTGATTCTCCAAGATCCCTGGTCCTTCCTCTGCACTCCCATGTGCAGCAGAGTTCAAGTGGTTTGCAGCACTTTTCCAGAGCCTCCCAGCACACCAAAAGGCACGTGGATCAGAGACACTGA